TTTTAGATTTTCGATTCTGGATGGATGCGCTCTCTGGAATCCAAAATCCAAAATCTAAGAGCCAAAATCAATATCAATCACCTATTCTCAAACAGCGCCTTCAAGCTCGTGTCGTAAGGCTCGCGCGCGACGCCTCGGTCAGTAATGATCGCCGAGACGTAGCGATGCGGCGTAACATCGAAAGCCGGATTCGCAACCTTCACTCCGTCCGGCGCAATCCTATCGCCTCGAAAGTGGGTCACTTCTTCGTCCGCTCGGGACTCGATCGGAATCTGATCGCCCGAGTTGAGCGAGAGATCAACGGTCGACAGAGGCGCGGCGACGTAAAAGGGAACATTGTTCTCGTGAGCCGCAATCGCAACCATGTATGTTCCGATCTTGTTGGCTACGTCTCCGTTGGCGGCGATGCGATCGGCCCCGACGATGACGCAATCGACTTCGCCCGACTTCAAAAAATGCCCGGCCATACTGTCGGTTATCAGCGTAACCGGAATGTTGTCCTTGGCCAGTTCCCACGCGGTGAGACGCGCGCCTTGAAGAAAAGGGCGGGTCTCGTCGGCATACACCCGCACGTGCTTGCCGGCTTCTACCGCCGCGCGGATCACGCCGAGCGCCGTTCCGAATCCGGCGGTGGCCAGCGCGCCCGCGTTGCAATGAGTCAGCACCG
This window of the Acidobacteriota bacterium genome carries:
- the mtnA gene encoding S-methyl-5-thioribose-1-phosphate isomerase, producing the protein MIRTIEWTDEGVVMIDQRRLPTHELYPIFKTHEEVASAIEEMVVRGAPAIGVAAAMGIALGMKNSAAASLDEFERDFHRVCERLLVTRPTAVNLFWAVERMRWAFKHGRREGASIDEIRNQLVGEALDIHREDVESNQRMGIFGADLIPDNATVLTHCNAGALATAGFGTALGVIRAAVEAGKHVRVYADETRPFLQGARLTAWELAKDNIPVTLITDSMAGHFLKSGEVDCVIVGADRIAANGDVANKIGTYMVAIAAHENNVPFYVAAPLSTVDLSLNSGDQIPIESRADEEVTHFRGDRIAPDGVKVANPAFDVTPHRYVSAIITDRGVAREPYDTSLKALFENR